ATATTTTCGCTGACTGATAAATGTGCCTTCCTGATCAATCAGCATCCATCTCCTGTCGTATTGCAGTCCTTTTTCTTCCAGGATTGACGTGGTCAGGCTAATACCTGCAAGGGATTTAATCGGATAAATGTTGAGCTCTGACAGAAAGAATTGGTTCATAATTCAAAGATAAGAATTAATCATTCACTGGATTTGAGAAAGTGTCTCTGTTTAGGAGAAGCATCTTTTTTTATTGTAATATTGGATAAGAAATTAAGAATTGATTTTATGATTTACAGAAAAGGGGCGGCTGGTGGTCTGCTTGACGAGTATGAAAGAGCAATAACTGATTTATCAGGAGTTATAGCAGTTGTCTCTGATGCAGAGCTGATCAGCATTGCTGATGAGTTTACATTGAATGAGGATTGCAGATCAATTCAAACTGTCTTATCGCATGTGGTGAGTTCTGCCTATAGCTATGCGATTTATATTCAGAGTCTTAGTGGTGTTCTGACCCCGAGGCCCGCCAAGATATTCCAGCTTACGGCTGCAGCTTATATTGATGAACTTAAGCAGGCTTTTCTGTTTACTGTGGGGGTTTTTGAACTGATTAAGGATGATGAGCTGGAACGATCTGATGCGGCGGATAAAATCATGACCGGCTGGGGGCAGTTATATGATATAGAACAATTGATGGAACATGCAATTGTTCACATACTGCGTCACCGAAGGCAGATTGAGCGCTTTATCTTATTGATCCGGAAGGGATAATTTCCGGTTTTCTTACCTGTTTTTTGATGTTCTCTGTTTTTTAGGCGTCCGGGTAGCGGACGCCTCAGCGCTATGTTTGTGGTCGGGGTTGGTATAGGGTTGGTATACCCCGGGGGTATACCAACCCTATACCAACCCCGACCACAAACACCCTTTAAACTTTTGATGTTCCCTTCCTGGATTTCTTTTTTTGAGACAACTGGCCCTGTTATTCTCGTTTATTTAGCTGTAAATTAGTTACATGCCATCCGGATTCATATACCTGCTGCTATTCTTTGCTGATACAGATTTTATCCTGCTGATTACACGCTAATACTCAAGAGGCAGTCTCACACAACCATGAATAACCGGGTGGCATTTATGCTGTTTGTTTTCGGTTTTTAACAATTAGCAGCCTATTTATCTATATTTTGTTAAATTTGGGTTGCGCTTGAAGGATACACCTGACGGGTTAGCAATTTTTTATATTACATGGGATTATTCGATATTTTCAAAAAGACTGATACAGCAAAGGAAACGGAAAACGGGAAAGCTGCTGAAAAAGAGTCTGTTGTTGAGGCTGGGAAAACAAAGGTGCCACAGGAGTACCTTGGAGATTTAGAAAAAACACAGTTGTTATCTGTACTTTTAGCTGTACCAATGGAACAGAGAGATGCAGACTGGGTAAGCCGGTTTTTGGCAAATCTGCCTCTGGCAAGCCTGCGTTGCGGAACACCGCAAATCATTGCAGGGCCGGATGGTTTCCCTTATTTTCAATTATTTGTTCCTGAGTCAGGGGAAGAATATCAATCTTTTTACATTGAAAGAATGATTACTGATTTTCTGCTGGAAAGGGGATATGGTATTGTGATTAATCCCGGAGAAGGACAGCCAGACTGGGTATTGTCATACGGTGATCTTTTAAATTATCATTTGAATGGTGATTTCTTTACGGCCGAAGACAGCCAGTTTAGTGTGAGTACCAGTACAGAAGAAGTCGTTGCTGAAGGAGAAGAAATTATGGTTGGGCAGCCTGCAGAAACGATACTTCCATCAGAAACCAGAAAATTATTAAAGGATTTCTTTGAACTGAACGGAATTGAAGGGCCTAAGGTATTACTGATGGCACGCAAAGTAGGCGAAGAATTAAAACAGGATCTGGCTTTTAATATTACCCCGGATCGTTTTGAATCTGAAACTCACTATAGAAATATGATGCAGACTGTTACCTGGTATCTGCCAAGACATTATTCTGTTATCGGTTTACACGATGATAACATTGAAAACGGTTTTATGCCTTTGTAGCAAGCCAGTTTTTACCCTCCGTAAAACGTGCAACGAGCATTGCCGCTACGGTATCTCCGGTTGAATTTAATAAGGTGGCCATCGGATCTACTAATGTTCCGATGATCATCGCGGGGGGTAATGCTTCGGGCGGGAAACCGTAAGCGGAAATAAAAAGCAGTTCGCCCACATAACCACCATTAGGTATACCTCCTTCTACAATACTGACCAGTACGGTCATTCCCAATGCGATCAGTATATTCTCCATACTGTCAAAGCCTTTGCCGAACATCGCAAAAACTACAGCCATTTTAATAATAGATGAAATGCTGGAACCATCTTTATGCAGTGTTGCGCCCAGCGGAATGGTCACATTGGCAATATAAGCAGGGATACCAATCTTTGCTGCCGCATCAAGATTGGCAGGTATATTAGCTATACTGCTGCAGGTGCCTACAGCAGTGGCAGATGGGACGATATTATTATTCCAGTATTTCTTAACTCCTTTTATTCCGCCTGCCACAAACGCATAAAAGGTGAAGATAAATACAAAGTAAAAAACGCCTGTACCATAATATAAGCCCAGGGATCTGGCATAGGCACCAAACAACTGCGGGCCAAAAACACCGACCTGGTAAGCAAAATAAGCACCTAATCCAATCGGTGCCAGTTTCATGATCAGAATAAACACATGCTTGAAAACTTCATTGCCCGCATTTAGAAAATTGGAAAAAGCAGTTCCGTATTCACCCGAACGTAAGGTTGCAAAACCGGTAAGTACTGAAAATATGATCATAGCAAGCATACTTTTCCTGGAAAGGAGCTCGAAAAACTCGCTGGTGGTTAACAATTGTGTAAGCTGATCTCCAAAAGGTTTTTTTACTATATTTTCTGTCAGCGGTGTATTGGTCATATGCTCGTGTACCGGAAATAGCTTAACAGCCATTATGGTTAAAGAAGCAGAGATCAGTACAGTTGAAAGAAATACCAGCACCATTACGGCCATCATTTTACTTAATTTATTGGTTTCTTTCAGACTTCCGATTGCTGACGCGATAGAAAAAAATACCAGTGGAATTACTGCAGTGAACAGCAGATTAAGGAAGATTTCGCCAATGGGCTTAAGTACTTTCACGCTTTCGCCAAATATTAAGCCGGCAAGACTGCCGGCAATGATACCAGCTATCAGCCAGATGATTCCTTTGTAGTTTTCGTAAAAGCTGTTCATAGGTCTAATATAGTTTTTATTGAGGTAAAAGAACCATCAGAAAATTAGCTGTTTACCTTATTGTGTTTCACAATATACACCTGAACAGACCCGGATATCTAAAAAAAATATATAATATTGGAGGATTGTTTTAACCCATTTAGCATCTAAATGTCCGGAAGGATGTTTTTAAAGATGCCGAGTTAATCTGATAGATATTAATGAAAAGAAGATCTTTTGTGCAGAAAGCCGGACTTTTAACAGCTGCAATGATGTCAGGTAAAATGTTTTCCTATGCTGCTGAACCCGAGTTTCCGGTAGTAAGAAAGGCGATGGAGTTACGTCGTTTTACCAGTAAAGCGGTTGAAAATGCGATTACTGAGTTTACTGACAAGGTGAAAAATAAGGAACTGGCCTGGCTGTTTAATAACTGTTTCCCAAATGCGCTGGATAACCTGGTTAGTTACAGTGAGGTGAACGGGAAATCGGATACTTATATGAATACCGGCGATACTGATGCCATGTGGCTGAGGGACAGCAGTGTTCATATGTGGACTTATCTGCCTTTTTTAAAAAGGGATAAAGGCTTAAGAAATCTGGTTGGCGGAGTAATCAACAGACAGGTAACTTATATCCTTAAAGATCCCTATGCCAGTTCTTTTTATAATGACCCGGCTAAAGTGGGGGCAATGAAAGATGATCTGACTACGATGTTACCTGGTGTTCATGAACGTAAATGGGAACTTGATTCACTTTGTTATCCTATACGTTTAGCTTACAGATACTGGCAGCAGACTAAGGATACGAGCTTTTTTGATGCGAAATGGCAGGAGGCCATAAAGACCATTTTAAAAACCTTTAAAGAACAGCAGCGCAAAGAAAATAATGGACCTTATCATTTTCAGCGAACTACTTTATGGGCGACAGACAGCTTACCGATGGAAGGTTTCGGTTATCCGGTAAAACCAGTAGGATTGATCTGCTCTGCTTTCAGACCAAGTGAGGATGCTACTATTTTTTCTTTCCTTGTTCCGTCTAACTTTTTTGCTGTAGTGAGCCTGCGTCAGGCTGCTGAATTATTCAGAGTCATCAAAGCTGATGAACAGGTGGCTAAAGATATGGAGGCGCTGGCACTGGAGGTGAGACAGGCCCTGCAAAAATATGCGATTACAGATCATCCGGTCCATGGAAAGGTGTATGCTTATGAAATTAACGGAATGGGAAGTTATAATCTGATGGATGATGCTAATATTCCGGGATTATTATCCCTTCCTTATCTGGGTGCTTTATCTATGACAGACCCGGTATATCTGAATACCAGAAAAATGATTCATTCGGCTGATAACCCGTTTTTTTATAAAGGAGCCCTGGCAGAAGGGGTAGGAAGCCCCCGTATTACCAAACATATGATCTGGCCAATGAGCATTATTGCCAGAGGGCTTACCAGTACAGATGATGAAGAAATTAAACTTTGTCTGAAGATGCTGCAGAAGTGTCACGGGGATACAGGAGTTTTACATGAATCTTTTGATCCGGATAATCCCAAACAATTTACAGGTTCTTCATACTCAAGGGCAAACAGTCTGTTTGCTGAGTTTTTATGGAAAATATATCAGGAACGTCCGTATCTGCTGGTTTGACAGGTATTGTCATCTGAATGAAATTATGAAGAATGCTTAACATTAACTTAACATTAGGTTGGCATATTTGTATATGTTCTTACCGATACTCGCCGCCACGTTTTATTTATTTACAGCTATAGCTGCTTTTAAAATGGAAACCCCAATGAAAGGGTTGTTATTTATACTTGCTGTTGCAGGGATAAGTGCTATACTTTATCTTTTTGTGTTGTTTCCTGGTATTTCAG
This portion of the Pedobacter lusitanus genome encodes:
- a CDS encoding glycoside hydrolase family 125 protein; its protein translation is MKRRSFVQKAGLLTAAMMSGKMFSYAAEPEFPVVRKAMELRRFTSKAVENAITEFTDKVKNKELAWLFNNCFPNALDNLVSYSEVNGKSDTYMNTGDTDAMWLRDSSVHMWTYLPFLKRDKGLRNLVGGVINRQVTYILKDPYASSFYNDPAKVGAMKDDLTTMLPGVHERKWELDSLCYPIRLAYRYWQQTKDTSFFDAKWQEAIKTILKTFKEQQRKENNGPYHFQRTTLWATDSLPMEGFGYPVKPVGLICSAFRPSEDATIFSFLVPSNFFAVVSLRQAAELFRVIKADEQVAKDMEALALEVRQALQKYAITDHPVHGKVYAYEINGMGSYNLMDDANIPGLLSLPYLGALSMTDPVYLNTRKMIHSADNPFFYKGALAEGVGSPRITKHMIWPMSIIARGLTSTDDEEIKLCLKMLQKCHGDTGVLHESFDPDNPKQFTGSSYSRANSLFAEFLWKIYQERPYLLV
- a CDS encoding dicarboxylate/amino acid:cation symporter, giving the protein MNSFYENYKGIIWLIAGIIAGSLAGLIFGESVKVLKPIGEIFLNLLFTAVIPLVFFSIASAIGSLKETNKLSKMMAVMVLVFLSTVLISASLTIMAVKLFPVHEHMTNTPLTENIVKKPFGDQLTQLLTTSEFFELLSRKSMLAMIIFSVLTGFATLRSGEYGTAFSNFLNAGNEVFKHVFILIMKLAPIGLGAYFAYQVGVFGPQLFGAYARSLGLYYGTGVFYFVFIFTFYAFVAGGIKGVKKYWNNNIVPSATAVGTCSSIANIPANLDAAAKIGIPAYIANVTIPLGATLHKDGSSISSIIKMAVVFAMFGKGFDSMENILIALGMTVLVSIVEGGIPNGGYVGELLFISAYGFPPEALPPAMIIGTLVDPMATLLNSTGDTVAAMLVARFTEGKNWLATKA
- a CDS encoding DinB family protein, producing the protein MIYRKGAAGGLLDEYERAITDLSGVIAVVSDAELISIADEFTLNEDCRSIQTVLSHVVSSAYSYAIYIQSLSGVLTPRPAKIFQLTAAAYIDELKQAFLFTVGVFELIKDDELERSDAADKIMTGWGQLYDIEQLMEHAIVHILRHRRQIERFILLIRKG